In the genome of Bradyrhizobium arachidis, one region contains:
- a CDS encoding carbon-nitrogen hydrolase family protein codes for MGIEHPKYKVAVVQAAPVWLDLDGSIDKSVALIREAAEKGAKLIAFPEAFIPGYPWHIWMDSPAWAIGRGFVQRYFDNSLAYDSPQAERLREAVRKARLTAVIGLSERDGGSLYLAQWLIGPDGETIAKRRKLRPTHAERTVYGEGDGSDLAVHARPDIGRLGALCCWEHLQPLSKYAMYAQNEQVHVAAWPSFSLYDPFAPALGAEVNNAASRVYAVEGSCFVLAPCATVSQAMIDELCDRPDKHALLHAGGGFAAIYGPDGSQIGDKLAPDQEGLLIAEIDLGAIGVAKNAADPAGHYSRPDVTRLLLNSKPYKRVEQFALPVDTVEPTDIGAAAS; via the coding sequence ATGGGCATCGAACATCCGAAATACAAGGTGGCGGTGGTGCAGGCGGCGCCGGTCTGGCTCGATCTCGACGGCTCGATCGACAAGTCGGTCGCGCTGATCAGGGAGGCCGCCGAGAAGGGCGCCAAGCTGATCGCCTTTCCCGAGGCCTTCATACCCGGCTATCCCTGGCACATCTGGATGGACTCGCCGGCCTGGGCGATCGGCCGCGGCTTCGTGCAGCGCTATTTCGACAATTCGCTGGCCTATGACAGTCCGCAGGCCGAGCGGCTGCGCGAGGCCGTGCGGAAAGCGCGGCTCACCGCTGTGATCGGCCTGTCCGAGCGCGACGGCGGCAGCCTCTATCTCGCGCAATGGCTGATCGGGCCCGACGGCGAGACCATCGCAAAGCGCCGCAAGCTGCGGCCGACCCATGCCGAGCGCACGGTCTATGGCGAGGGGGACGGCAGCGATCTTGCTGTCCACGCGCGGCCCGACATCGGGCGCCTGGGGGCGCTGTGCTGCTGGGAGCATCTCCAGCCGCTGTCGAAATACGCGATGTATGCCCAGAACGAGCAGGTGCATGTCGCGGCCTGGCCGAGCTTCTCGCTCTACGATCCGTTCGCGCCAGCGCTCGGGGCGGAGGTCAACAACGCGGCCTCGCGCGTCTATGCGGTCGAAGGCTCCTGCTTCGTGCTCGCGCCTTGCGCGACCGTCTCGCAGGCGATGATCGACGAGCTCTGCGACCGGCCCGACAAGCACGCGCTGCTGCATGCCGGCGGCGGCTTTGCCGCGATCTACGGCCCTGACGGCAGCCAGATCGGTGACAAGCTGGCGCCGGACCAGGAGGGCCTCTTGATCGCCGAGATCGATCTCGGAGCCATCGGTGTCGCCAAGAATGCGGCTGATCCCGCCGGGCACTATTCGCGGCCGGACGTGACGCGGCTCCTGCTCAACAGCAAGCCCTACAAGCGCGTCGAGCAGTTTGCACTGCCGGTCGATACCGTCGAGCCCACGGACATCGGCGCGGCGGCGAGCTGA
- a CDS encoding AzlC family ABC transporter permease translates to MALPPLDSPQWQSPWRAFGWGLRSITQTILTLVLFATYLGIGALAHDSHFSLLWALCSTLFVWAGPAQIILITTLGSGATIIQSAIAVTVSAIRLFPMVVSVLPLMRTPTTKRRELFFAAHLTAVTLWVECHRFLPQVPRERRIAFVNGLGFGLVSVCLTANTVGYFLAANLTQTLGAAILMLTPLSFLFSTARNSREVADVVALALGVLLYPLAAKMNSGLDILVSGLVAGTIAYGVHWWREVRA, encoded by the coding sequence TTGGCGCTTCCTCCACTCGATTCCCCTCAATGGCAAAGTCCCTGGCGCGCCTTCGGCTGGGGGCTGCGCTCGATCACGCAGACGATCCTCACGCTCGTCCTGTTCGCGACCTATCTGGGCATCGGCGCGCTCGCCCATGACAGCCATTTCAGCCTGCTGTGGGCGCTCTGCTCGACGCTGTTCGTCTGGGCAGGTCCGGCGCAGATCATCCTGATCACCACGCTCGGGTCGGGTGCGACCATCATCCAGTCGGCGATCGCGGTGACCGTCAGCGCCATCCGCCTGTTTCCCATGGTGGTCTCGGTGCTGCCGCTGATGCGCACGCCGACGACCAAGCGGCGCGAGCTGTTCTTCGCGGCGCATCTCACCGCCGTGACGCTATGGGTCGAGTGCCATCGCTTCCTGCCGCAGGTGCCGCGCGAGCGGCGGATCGCCTTCGTCAATGGACTGGGCTTCGGTCTGGTCTCGGTGTGCCTCACCGCCAACACGGTCGGCTATTTCCTCGCCGCCAACCTGACGCAGACGCTGGGTGCCGCGATCCTGATGCTGACGCCGCTGTCGTTCCTGTTCTCGACCGCGCGCAACAGCCGTGAGGTCGCCGACGTCGTCGCGCTGGCGCTCGGGGTTCTGCTCTATCCGTTGGCGGCGAAGATGAACTCCGGGCTCGACATCCTCGTCAGCGGCCTCGTCGCCGGCACCATCGCCTATGGCGTGCACTGGTGGCGCGAGGTGCGCGCATGA
- a CDS encoding glycerophosphodiester phosphodiesterase, with the protein MRAPDWLTARPVAHRGLHDISRGIVENMPGAVQAAIAGNFAIEVDIQLSADGEAMIHHDHALGRLTEATGEVVSKTAAELRAIKFKDTDERMMSLSDLCAMVAGRVPLVIEVKSHFGGDRKLVKRMAEVLASYDGPAVGMSFDPDQVLALRELLPSRSRGIVAQRTYEDEYWAYLTQEQRDSMLYLRHGFQTQPHFVAFKVDHLPAPAPWIARNVFGCALLGWTVRTPEQRTRVGQYADQMIFEGFVP; encoded by the coding sequence ATGCGCGCTCCGGATTGGCTGACAGCCCGGCCGGTCGCCCATCGCGGCCTGCACGACATCTCCCGCGGCATCGTCGAGAACATGCCGGGCGCGGTGCAGGCTGCGATCGCCGGAAATTTCGCGATCGAGGTCGACATCCAGCTCTCCGCCGACGGCGAGGCGATGATCCACCACGACCACGCGCTCGGCCGTCTCACCGAGGCGACCGGCGAGGTGGTCTCGAAGACCGCGGCGGAGCTGAGGGCGATCAAGTTCAAGGACACCGACGAGCGGATGATGTCGCTCAGCGATCTCTGCGCCATGGTCGCCGGCCGCGTGCCGCTGGTGATCGAGGTGAAGAGCCATTTTGGCGGCGACCGCAAGCTGGTGAAGCGGATGGCCGAGGTGCTGGCGTCCTATGACGGCCCCGCCGTCGGGATGTCCTTCGATCCCGACCAGGTGCTGGCGCTGCGCGAGCTATTACCGAGCCGCTCGCGCGGCATCGTCGCGCAGCGGACCTATGAGGACGAGTACTGGGCCTACCTGACGCAAGAGCAGCGCGACAGCATGCTGTACCTGCGCCACGGTTTTCAGACCCAGCCGCATTTCGTCGCCTTCAAGGTCGACCACCTCCCGGCCCCCGCCCCCTGGATCGCCCGCAACGTGTTCGGCTGCGCCCTGCTGGGCTGGACCGTTCGCACACCCGAGCAGCGGACGCGGGTCGGGCAGTATGCCGATCAGATGATCTTTGAGGGATTCGTGCCGTAG
- a CDS encoding lytic transglycosylase domain-containing protein codes for MPPPKPADARESDTRESICLIVEAAARDANLPLEFFARVIWQESRFQADAVGPMTRSGEHAQGIAQFMPGTASERGLLNPFNPVQALPKSAEFLNELRNQFGNLGLAAAAYNAGPRRVQEWLAGTGGMPEQTRNYVYAITGASVDAWAKAGSTGKAPPSSPPTSCRDLMALLKRAPNPFVAELEQHVELAAAKIWGVQLAAGFDRNKALAMYSRAVTKLSAVIGERDPSLLSSVMRSRGTRAFYQVRIGADTRNEADDLCNKIRKAGGACFVLKNRGVSG; via the coding sequence ATGCCGCCGCCAAAGCCGGCGGATGCGCGCGAGAGTGACACGCGGGAATCGATCTGCCTGATCGTCGAAGCTGCGGCCCGCGATGCCAACCTGCCGCTGGAGTTCTTCGCCCGCGTTATTTGGCAGGAGAGCCGCTTCCAGGCCGATGCGGTGGGACCGATGACGCGCAGCGGCGAGCACGCACAGGGGATCGCGCAGTTCATGCCGGGCACCGCGAGCGAGCGCGGGCTGCTCAATCCCTTCAATCCGGTGCAGGCACTGCCGAAGTCGGCCGAATTCCTGAACGAGCTGCGGAACCAGTTCGGCAATCTCGGACTCGCGGCCGCCGCCTACAATGCGGGACCGCGCCGGGTGCAGGAATGGCTCGCCGGCACCGGCGGCATGCCGGAGCAGACTCGCAACTATGTCTATGCCATCACCGGCGCGAGCGTCGATGCATGGGCCAAGGCCGGCAGCACCGGCAAGGCGCCGCCGAGTTCGCCGCCGACCAGCTGCCGCGATCTGATGGCGCTGCTCAAGCGCGCGCCAAATCCCTTCGTCGCCGAGCTCGAGCAGCATGTGGAGCTCGCCGCCGCAAAGATCTGGGGCGTGCAGCTCGCGGCCGGCTTCGACCGCAACAAGGCGCTGGCGATGTATTCCCGGGCCGTCACGAAGCTGAGCGCCGTGATCGGCGAGCGTGATCCGAGCCTGCTGAGCTCGGTGATGCGCAGCCGCGGCACGCGCGCGTTCTACCAGGTGCGCATCGGCGCGGACACCCGCAACGAGGCGGATGATCTGTGCAATAAGATCCGCAAGGCCGGTGGCGCCTGCTTCGTGCTGAAGAACAGGGGCGTGAGCGGGTAG
- a CDS encoding aldo/keto reductase, with protein MEYRRLGRSGLMVPALSLGTGTFGGVGRLAAWGTTDATEARRLLDICLEAGVSMFDTANVYSLGESERVLGEAIKGRRDKVLVSTKATFRFGDGPNDIGSSRQHLLTAIDASLSRLGTDYIDLFQLHGFDAFTPPEEVLSTLDVLVRAGKIRYVGVSNFSGWHLMKSLSVADKHGFPRYIANQTYYSLIGRDYEWELMPLGLDQGLGAVVWSPLGWGRLTGKIRRGQPKPEVSRLPKTAEFGPPVPDEHVYRVVDAIDEVAKETGKSVSQIALNWLLQRPTVSTLIIGARNEAQLRENLGAVGWSLTKDQITKLDEASKVTLPYPYWHQRVTFTDRNPPAV; from the coding sequence ATGGAATACCGACGCTTGGGCCGGTCAGGCCTCATGGTGCCCGCTTTGAGTCTTGGGACCGGCACGTTCGGCGGCGTCGGCCGCCTTGCCGCCTGGGGCACGACGGACGCAACCGAAGCGCGGCGCCTTCTCGATATCTGCCTCGAGGCTGGCGTGTCGATGTTCGACACCGCGAACGTCTATTCGCTCGGCGAATCCGAGCGCGTTCTCGGCGAAGCCATCAAGGGCCGCCGCGACAAGGTGCTGGTCTCGACCAAGGCGACGTTCCGCTTCGGCGATGGCCCCAACGACATCGGCTCGTCGCGGCAGCATCTGCTCACCGCCATCGACGCCTCGCTGAGCCGGCTCGGCACCGATTACATCGACCTGTTCCAGCTCCACGGCTTCGACGCCTTCACGCCGCCCGAGGAGGTGCTCAGCACCCTCGATGTGCTCGTGCGCGCCGGCAAGATTCGCTATGTCGGCGTCTCGAATTTTTCGGGCTGGCACCTGATGAAGTCCCTCTCCGTCGCCGACAAGCACGGCTTCCCGCGCTACATCGCCAATCAGACCTACTATTCGCTGATCGGACGCGACTATGAATGGGAGCTGATGCCGCTTGGTCTCGACCAGGGGCTCGGCGCCGTTGTCTGGTCGCCGCTCGGCTGGGGACGCCTCACCGGAAAAATCCGCCGCGGCCAGCCGAAGCCCGAGGTGAGCCGCCTGCCCAAGACGGCCGAGTTCGGTCCGCCCGTGCCGGACGAGCACGTCTATCGCGTGGTCGATGCGATCGACGAGGTCGCGAAGGAAACCGGCAAGAGCGTGTCGCAGATCGCGCTGAACTGGCTGCTCCAGCGTCCGACGGTGTCGACACTGATCATCGGCGCGCGCAACGAAGCGCAGCTGCGCGAGAATCTCGGCGCGGTCGGCTGGTCGCTGACCAAGGACCAGATCACCAAGCTCGATGAGGCGAGCAAGGTGACGCTACCCTATCCCTATTGGCACCAGCGCGTGACCTTCACGGACCGTAATCCACCGGCGGTCTAG
- a CDS encoding RidA family protein, which yields MAGTVEQKLAEQGIKLHEAPTPVANYVPFVRTGNLLFVSGQVCFDPAGKLIAKGKLGAGVSIEDGAAAARGCAVNLLAQVKAALGDLDKVVRVVRLGGFINSAPDFLDGPKVLNGASDLMVAAFGDKGRHARTTVGVASLPADAAVEVEGVFEVA from the coding sequence ATGGCGGGCACGGTCGAGCAGAAACTGGCGGAACAGGGCATCAAGCTGCACGAGGCCCCCACCCCCGTCGCCAACTACGTGCCGTTCGTGCGCACCGGCAATCTGCTGTTCGTCTCCGGCCAGGTCTGCTTCGACCCTGCCGGCAAGCTGATCGCCAAGGGCAAGCTCGGCGCCGGCGTCTCGATCGAGGACGGCGCTGCGGCGGCGCGCGGCTGCGCGGTCAACCTGCTGGCCCAGGTCAAGGCTGCCCTCGGCGACCTCGACAAGGTCGTGCGCGTGGTACGCCTCGGCGGCTTCATCAACTCGGCGCCGGACTTTCTGGACGGGCCGAAGGTGCTGAACGGCGCCTCCGACCTGATGGTCGCCGCCTTCGGTGACAAGGGTCGCCACGCCCGCACCACCGTCGGAGTCGCCTCGCTGCCCGCGGATGCGGCGGTCGAGGTCGAAGGCGTGTTCGAGGTCGCCTGA
- a CDS encoding helix-turn-helix domain-containing protein, translating into MPIQFTTDGSPGYRRLALWQDIVCDVFVGLDCKSDLGSAFRGSVTQAPLGKAVCSEVCSDRQHVFRTPSRIARSDQDFVLIALGNRGHGGVVQDGRETVIHPGEFALYDTTRPYELKFNDAFTQTIFKVPREMLQRRLGATETLTAMSFGADAPLERLAYDFILRLCQSADQLAPDHAAALSEQAVDLLAMALSERLGKASLPSSTHRSALLYRLKAHIRARLSDPDLSPAETAAALGISPRYVNDLLADEDMSFQRYVLAERLAQCRRDLASPVLAHRHISEIAFAWGFNDLSHFGRVFREHFGMSPRDFRQSQLRH; encoded by the coding sequence ATGCCAATCCAGTTCACGACAGACGGCAGCCCCGGCTACCGGCGGCTGGCGCTGTGGCAGGACATCGTCTGCGACGTCTTCGTCGGGCTCGACTGCAAGTCCGATCTCGGCAGCGCCTTTCGCGGCTCGGTCACGCAGGCCCCGCTCGGCAAGGCGGTGTGCTCGGAGGTCTGCTCCGACCGCCAGCACGTGTTCCGCACGCCCTCGCGCATCGCGCGTTCGGATCAGGATTTCGTTCTCATCGCGCTCGGCAACCGCGGTCACGGCGGCGTGGTGCAGGACGGCCGCGAGACCGTGATCCATCCCGGCGAATTCGCGCTCTACGACACCACGCGGCCCTATGAGCTGAAGTTCAACGACGCCTTCACGCAGACCATCTTCAAGGTGCCACGGGAAATGCTGCAGCGCCGGCTCGGCGCCACCGAGACGCTCACTGCGATGTCGTTCGGGGCTGACGCACCGCTGGAGCGGCTGGCGTACGATTTCATCTTGCGGCTTTGCCAGAGCGCGGACCAGCTTGCGCCGGATCATGCCGCGGCCTTGTCGGAGCAGGCCGTCGATCTGTTGGCGATGGCACTGAGCGAACGGCTTGGCAAGGCATCCCTGCCGTCCTCGACTCACCGTTCCGCCCTGCTCTACCGGCTGAAGGCGCACATCCGCGCGCGCCTCTCCGATCCCGACCTCTCGCCGGCGGAAACCGCCGCCGCACTCGGCATCTCGCCGCGCTACGTCAACGATCTGCTCGCCGACGAGGACATGTCGTTCCAGCGCTATGTGCTTGCCGAGCGTCTCGCCCAATGCAGGCGCGACCTCGCTTCGCCCGTGCTTGCGCACCGCCACATCAGCGAGATCGCGTTTGCCTGGGGCTTTAACGACCTCTCGCATTTCGGCCGCGTCTTCCGTGAGCATTTTGGGATGTCGCCGCGCGACTTCCGGCAGAGCCAGTTACGGCACTGA
- a CDS encoding GNAT family N-acetyltransferase yields MASSEITLEAVPSIGEVSAEDWDACANPGGKCNGLGAGTSSARPGGSLGLSKPAYNPFVSHAFLSAVEKSGSATIRTGWGPRHLVAKLDGRVAGVVPCYLKSHSQGEYVFDRGWADAYERAGGRYYPKLQVSVPFTPATGPRLLVRDGVDHEHITEALASGLVALCGVSKASSVHVTFARETEWKLLAQHGFLQRTDQQFHWRNEGFASFDDFLATLNSRHRKSIKRERRDALAAGISIHWLTGKDITEDAWDAFFEFYMETGSRKWGRPYLTREFFSLVGETMAEDVLLVMARRNDRWIAGAINFIGSDTLFGRNWGAVEHHPFLHFEVCYYQAIDFAIKRGLTHVEAGAQGEHKIARGYLPRTTHSAHFIADPGLRRAIGDYLKRERAYVAEAGRELAELGPFRKGIGEAP; encoded by the coding sequence ATGGCATCATCTGAAATCACGCTCGAGGCGGTCCCTTCCATTGGCGAGGTGTCTGCCGAGGATTGGGACGCCTGCGCCAATCCCGGCGGCAAGTGCAATGGGCTTGGCGCGGGAACCTCATCCGCTCGTCCAGGCGGCTCCCTCGGCCTCTCAAAACCGGCCTATAACCCGTTCGTCTCACACGCATTTTTATCTGCCGTCGAGAAATCGGGTTCGGCAACGATCCGCACCGGCTGGGGACCGCGGCATCTCGTGGCCAAGCTCGACGGCCGCGTTGCCGGAGTTGTGCCCTGCTATCTCAAATCACACAGCCAGGGCGAATACGTCTTCGACCGCGGCTGGGCTGATGCCTATGAGCGCGCCGGCGGACGGTACTATCCAAAGCTTCAGGTCTCGGTTCCCTTCACGCCGGCCACGGGCCCACGGCTGCTGGTGCGCGACGGCGTCGACCATGAGCATATCACCGAGGCGCTGGCGAGCGGGCTGGTCGCGCTGTGCGGTGTCAGCAAGGCTTCCTCGGTGCATGTCACCTTCGCCCGCGAGACGGAGTGGAAGCTGCTGGCCCAGCACGGCTTCCTCCAGCGCACCGACCAGCAGTTCCATTGGCGCAACGAGGGCTTTGCGAGTTTTGACGATTTTCTGGCGACGCTGAACTCGCGCCACCGCAAATCGATCAAGCGCGAGCGGCGCGATGCGCTGGCGGCCGGCATCAGCATCCACTGGCTCACCGGCAAGGACATCACCGAAGACGCCTGGGACGCGTTCTTCGAATTCTACATGGAGACCGGCTCGCGCAAATGGGGCCGGCCGTATCTCACGCGCGAATTCTTCTCGCTGGTCGGCGAGACCATGGCAGAGGACGTGCTGCTGGTGATGGCCCGCCGCAACGACCGCTGGATCGCGGGCGCGATCAACTTCATCGGCTCGGACACGCTGTTCGGCCGCAACTGGGGTGCGGTCGAGCATCATCCCTTCCTGCATTTCGAGGTCTGCTACTATCAGGCGATCGATTTCGCGATCAAACGCGGCCTCACCCATGTCGAGGCGGGCGCTCAAGGAGAGCACAAGATCGCGCGCGGCTACCTGCCGCGCACGACCCATTCCGCCCATTTCATTGCCGATCCCGGCCTGCGCCGCGCCATCGGCGATTACCTCAAGCGCGAGCGCGCCTATGTCGCGGAAGCCGGACGAGAGCTCGCCGAGCTCGGCCCGTTCCGCAAAGGCATCGGCGAGGCGCCTTGA
- a CDS encoding AzlD domain-containing protein — translation MSYAQLIGDWHALVVLFVAGVVPNQIWRMLGLWFGGGIDEGSELLVWVRAVATAILAGVIAQIVVQPPGALASVPDALRYGAVGAGLVVFLLTRRSIFAGVVTGELFMLAGTWWLG, via the coding sequence ATGAGCTACGCGCAGCTGATCGGCGACTGGCACGCGCTCGTCGTGCTGTTCGTCGCCGGCGTCGTTCCCAACCAGATTTGGCGCATGCTGGGCCTGTGGTTCGGCGGCGGCATCGACGAGGGCTCCGAGCTGCTGGTCTGGGTGAGGGCGGTCGCGACCGCGATCCTGGCCGGCGTCATCGCCCAGATCGTGGTCCAGCCGCCGGGCGCGCTGGCCAGCGTGCCGGATGCCTTGCGCTACGGTGCGGTCGGCGCCGGCCTCGTCGTCTTCCTGCTGACCCGCCGCTCGATTTTCGCGGGCGTGGTGACGGGCGAACTCTTCATGCTGGCCGGCACATGGTGGTTGGGCTAA
- the tsaA gene encoding tRNA (N6-threonylcarbamoyladenosine(37)-N6)-methyltransferase TrmO yields the protein MVRENELREGEVAIELPPVEDAGLVFIGRIRTPWTSRLETPRQGRHDGPICRLEIFEPFVPAIKGVDFYSNLEVLYWLDKSRRDIVLQSPKNNEKTRGTFSLRSPVRPNPIGTSIVKLVGIEGNTILVRGLDCIDNTPLIDIKPDRCEFTPLAAPQPGDFQTE from the coding sequence ATGGTTCGCGAAAACGAGCTCCGCGAGGGCGAGGTCGCCATCGAGCTGCCGCCTGTGGAGGATGCCGGCCTCGTCTTCATCGGCCGCATCCGTACGCCCTGGACCTCGCGGCTGGAGACGCCGCGACAGGGGCGTCACGACGGCCCGATCTGCCGCCTCGAGATTTTTGAGCCGTTCGTGCCCGCGATCAAGGGCGTCGATTTCTACAGCAATCTCGAAGTGCTGTACTGGCTCGACAAGTCGCGCCGCGACATCGTTCTGCAAAGCCCGAAGAACAACGAGAAGACCCGCGGCACCTTCTCGCTGCGCTCGCCGGTGCGGCCCAATCCGATCGGCACCTCGATCGTGAAGCTGGTCGGCATCGAGGGAAATACGATTCTGGTGCGCGGCCTCGACTGCATCGACAACACGCCGCTGATCGACATCAAGCCCGATCGCTGCGAATTCACCCCGCTGGCCGCGCCGCAGCCGGGGGACTTTCAGACGGAATGA
- a CDS encoding HAD family hydrolase: MQTIYFDLDGTLTNPKPGITRSIQYALERLNVAVPSEDELVWCIGPPLHASLEKLTGSSELADRALLLYRERFSDVGLFENEAYGGIKDTLSSIAATHQRIFVATSKPAVYATRIIDHFGLRPYFERVFGSELDGTRVDKRDLLRYALDEARVDPADAIMIGDRSHDVVGARTNGMTAIGVLYGYGSEAELRDAGAHHICAAHPELLGHCVA; the protein is encoded by the coding sequence ATGCAAACAATCTATTTTGATCTTGACGGCACGCTGACCAACCCGAAACCCGGGATCACCCGCTCGATCCAGTACGCCCTGGAGCGGCTGAACGTCGCGGTGCCGAGCGAGGACGAGCTAGTCTGGTGCATCGGCCCGCCCCTGCATGCCAGCTTGGAGAAGCTCACCGGCAGCTCGGAACTCGCCGACCGCGCGCTCCTGCTTTATCGCGAGCGCTTCAGCGATGTCGGCCTGTTCGAGAACGAGGCCTATGGCGGGATCAAGGACACATTGTCCTCGATTGCCGCGACGCATCAGCGCATATTCGTGGCGACCAGCAAGCCGGCAGTCTATGCCACCCGCATCATCGATCATTTCGGCCTGCGGCCCTATTTCGAGCGCGTGTTCGGCTCCGAGCTCGACGGCACGCGCGTCGACAAGCGCGACCTGCTGCGCTACGCGCTCGATGAAGCTAGGGTCGATCCCGCCGACGCGATCATGATCGGCGACCGCAGCCATGACGTGGTCGGCGCGCGCACCAACGGCATGACCGCGATCGGTGTGCTCTACGGCTATGGCAGCGAGGCCGAGCTGCGGGATGCCGGCGCGCATCACATCTGCGCCGCGCATCCCGAGCTGCTCGGCCACTGCGTGGCCTAG
- a CDS encoding TRAP transporter substrate-binding protein: MLPDLFLPMHYPAKRIRAILALAALVLSAAPALAQVSWRMTTEYPQNNISGIGLTTFADRVAVRTNGFVTVTSAFDNELRINSGEMPRAALDGRIAGGDAFAGALSGLDPVLGLSTLPFLVQSVDVARATNARARTLYEKAFAARGLKLLYVTIWPATGLWSDHALGGADDLPKLNLRAYDANSSAVMRTAGANAQFLPMDKALAGLKEHQLNAFLTSGDGGAGRKLWDFLPHFTAINYAMPISIAFVRSEAFAELSEPMQREVMAAAAETEQSQFALLAHRTAENYARMRDNGVTIAEPAPQSLIGALRNAATGTIATWEAQAGPDAAAIVAWARQQ; this comes from the coding sequence ATGCTGCCTGACCTGTTTCTCCCAATGCACTACCCCGCCAAACGGATCCGCGCGATCCTGGCCCTAGCCGCCCTCGTCCTGTCCGCCGCGCCGGCACTGGCGCAAGTCAGCTGGCGGATGACCACCGAATACCCGCAAAACAACATTTCCGGCATTGGCCTCACCACTTTCGCCGATCGCGTCGCAGTGCGCACAAACGGTTTCGTGACCGTGACGAGCGCGTTCGACAACGAGCTCAGGATCAATTCAGGCGAGATGCCGCGAGCGGCGCTGGATGGCCGCATCGCCGGTGGCGATGCCTTTGCGGGCGCGCTGTCCGGCCTCGACCCGGTGCTCGGCCTCTCCACCCTGCCCTTCCTGGTGCAATCGGTCGACGTCGCGCGCGCCACCAATGCGCGGGCCCGCACGCTCTACGAGAAGGCGTTCGCCGCTCGCGGGCTGAAGCTGCTCTATGTGACGATCTGGCCGGCGACGGGCCTCTGGTCCGATCATGCGCTCGGCGGCGCCGACGATTTGCCGAAGCTGAATTTGCGCGCCTACGACGCCAATTCCAGCGCGGTGATGCGCACCGCCGGCGCCAATGCGCAGTTCCTACCGATGGACAAGGCGCTCGCCGGACTGAAGGAACACCAGCTGAACGCCTTCCTCACCTCCGGCGATGGCGGTGCGGGACGCAAGCTCTGGGACTTCCTGCCGCATTTCACGGCCATCAATTATGCGATGCCGATCTCGATCGCCTTCGTCCGCAGCGAAGCGTTCGCGGAGCTGTCCGAGCCGATGCAGCGCGAGGTGATGGCGGCCGCGGCCGAGACCGAGCAGAGCCAGTTCGCGCTGCTCGCCCATCGCACCGCCGAGAATTACGCGCGCATGCGCGACAACGGCGTCACCATCGCCGAGCCCGCGCCGCAATCTCTCATCGGAGCGCTCCGCAACGCCGCGACCGGCACGATCGCCACCTGGGAAGCCCAGGCCGGTCCAGACGCCGCAGCGATCGTCGCATGGGCCCGGCAGCAATGA
- a CDS encoding HIT domain-containing protein yields MTAYDTNNIFAKILRGELPCNKVYEDEYVFAFLDIMPRVPGHTLVIPKAPARNILDIKPDDYAHVARAAHKIAAAAMKAFDADGITVQQFNEPAGGQVVFHLHMHVMPRHDGVAMLPPASRKEDVKVLEEHAAKLIAALKG; encoded by the coding sequence ATGACCGCCTACGACACCAACAACATCTTCGCAAAGATCCTGCGCGGCGAGCTGCCCTGCAACAAGGTGTACGAGGACGAGTACGTCTTCGCCTTCCTCGACATCATGCCGCGCGTGCCCGGCCACACCCTGGTGATCCCCAAGGCCCCCGCCCGCAACATCCTCGACATCAAGCCGGACGACTATGCCCATGTCGCGCGCGCCGCGCACAAGATCGCAGCGGCCGCGATGAAGGCGTTCGACGCCGACGGCATCACCGTGCAGCAGTTCAACGAGCCTGCCGGCGGACAGGTGGTGTTTCATCTCCACATGCACGTGATGCCACGCCATGACGGCGTCGCGATGCTGCCGCCGGCGAGCCGCAAGGAAGACGTCAAGGTGCTCGAGGAGCATGCGGCGAAGCTGATTGCGGCGCTGAAGGGCTGA